From one Desmodus rotundus isolate HL8 chromosome X, HLdesRot8A.1, whole genome shotgun sequence genomic stretch:
- the LOC112310582 gene encoding translation machinery-associated protein 7-like → MSSCKRGKRKPLKHPKKQAKEIDKEDKAIKQKQKEEQKKLKALKVNATGKGPLATGGIKKSGKK, encoded by the coding sequence ATGTCCAGCTGCAAACGTGGCAAGAGGAAGCCCCTGAAGCATCCCAAGAAGCAGGCCAAGGAGATAGACAAGGAAGATAAGGCAATTaaacagaagcaaaaagaagAGCAGAAGAAACTTAAGGCACTAAAAGTGAATGCCACAGGGAAGGGCCCCCTGGCCACAGGTGGAATTAAGAAATCTGGCAAAAAGTGA